A portion of the Brevundimonas pondensis genome contains these proteins:
- a CDS encoding TSCPD domain-containing protein, protein MRIKPRFAPLAATVALDPRLIERPGAMTPTLAPADWSDARVEAWLDWAQSLPTDLPASAVALDEDHAAWLGGAADNWAHRLGAWGHELGLFDSAEEVEIFTDELWASLLLGLAAPQTRQTPSSVPTCLSLIEPGAARSLADLTAARRGERLAGRAAEALADALKGVANAVDRCEGPREACADPVANPALARAALIARRCGASDADIIRAVEGEIQTVALAAPATHVLTPVLAPRDAIASGGPEALAVAAAALEGDLALTFTPRDAETLTDSVLEARVALNLPALAAVAGEHFNEALDDLTRLWVVALEIETAISASSPRRDAVRPIALGLSGLADWTIAANAESPTALAASAGACVSAAASAASTDLAALLGRCAEWDAASDEVVDATVQRGQDTKALKRCGRRHAAISLFVRDPELELRLGASPFAATDLFQTEDGETERRLRPSLSRAIVRAGGDVESAERRLFGRRTLVGAPGVNHSALRDLGFTDVELEAVELALGQTDQLPAVFAPPVLDAGFIGDVLGLSVEDGADLLPRLGFDAGAIEAARTYAFGHAELSGWEAAPEALRDLLAADPVAFEAELRRAIEPFSDAPDTSPDLIDWRFGSLQAARTLGQAARDGRRAVVMRRAAPPADFHLDLPEADAPVQRRAEPESKAVERVIEKVIERDRTRRKLPDRRKGYIQKAAVGGHKVYIHTGEYEDGELGEIFIDMHKEGAAFRSLMNNFAIAISIGLQYGVPLDEFVDAFVFTRFEPAGRVTGNDSIRSATSILDYIFRELGVSYLERQELANAEPEGNPDGLGVATNDAEPVPAARFISKGFARGAAPDNLVVVPFGRKSEAPRDTLPTEAVACPACGDFSLQNRGGGWICDTCGAAPQMQG, encoded by the coding sequence ATGCGCATCAAGCCCCGTTTCGCTCCCCTGGCCGCCACCGTGGCGCTGGACCCTCGCCTGATCGAACGCCCCGGCGCCATGACGCCGACGCTGGCGCCCGCCGACTGGTCGGACGCCCGTGTGGAGGCCTGGCTGGACTGGGCCCAGAGCTTGCCGACAGACCTGCCGGCAAGCGCCGTCGCTCTGGACGAAGATCACGCCGCCTGGCTGGGCGGAGCCGCTGACAACTGGGCCCATCGCCTTGGGGCCTGGGGTCATGAGCTGGGCCTGTTCGACAGCGCCGAAGAGGTCGAAATCTTCACAGACGAACTGTGGGCCTCGCTGCTGCTCGGCCTGGCCGCGCCCCAGACCCGCCAGACCCCTTCCTCCGTTCCGACCTGCCTGTCTCTGATCGAACCCGGCGCTGCGCGAAGCCTGGCGGATCTGACCGCCGCCCGACGGGGCGAGCGTCTGGCGGGACGCGCCGCCGAGGCCCTGGCTGATGCATTGAAGGGCGTCGCCAACGCCGTGGACCGCTGCGAAGGCCCGCGAGAGGCTTGCGCCGACCCCGTCGCCAATCCAGCCTTGGCCCGCGCCGCCCTGATCGCCCGCCGCTGCGGCGCGAGCGACGCCGATATCATTCGCGCCGTCGAGGGCGAAATCCAGACAGTCGCCCTGGCCGCACCAGCCACCCACGTTCTGACGCCCGTCCTGGCTCCACGCGACGCCATCGCCTCAGGCGGTCCCGAAGCCCTGGCCGTGGCCGCGGCCGCGCTGGAAGGTGACCTGGCGCTGACCTTTACGCCACGCGACGCCGAAACCCTCACCGACAGCGTCCTTGAAGCCCGCGTCGCCCTGAACCTGCCGGCCCTGGCCGCTGTCGCAGGTGAGCATTTCAACGAGGCTCTGGACGATCTGACCCGGCTCTGGGTCGTGGCGCTGGAGATCGAGACCGCCATCAGCGCCAGCTCGCCAAGGCGCGACGCCGTCCGCCCCATCGCCCTGGGTTTGTCCGGCCTGGCCGACTGGACCATCGCGGCCAACGCTGAGAGCCCGACCGCCCTTGCCGCTTCAGCCGGCGCGTGCGTTTCAGCCGCGGCCAGCGCCGCCTCGACCGATCTCGCCGCCCTGCTCGGCCGCTGCGCCGAATGGGACGCCGCCAGCGATGAAGTCGTCGACGCCACTGTCCAGCGCGGTCAGGATACCAAGGCCCTGAAACGCTGCGGCCGTCGCCATGCCGCCATCAGCCTGTTCGTGCGAGATCCTGAGCTGGAACTGCGCCTCGGCGCCTCGCCATTCGCCGCCACTGACCTTTTCCAGACCGAGGACGGCGAAACCGAGCGTCGCCTGCGCCCTTCTCTGTCCCGCGCCATCGTCCGCGCCGGCGGCGACGTTGAGAGCGCCGAGCGCCGCCTGTTCGGTCGTCGCACCCTGGTCGGCGCGCCCGGCGTCAACCATTCGGCCCTTCGCGACCTGGGCTTCACCGACGTAGAGCTAGAGGCCGTCGAGCTCGCCCTGGGTCAAACGGACCAACTGCCGGCGGTCTTCGCTCCGCCTGTGCTGGACGCGGGCTTCATCGGCGATGTTCTGGGCCTGTCAGTTGAGGATGGCGCGGACCTTCTGCCACGGCTCGGCTTTGACGCCGGTGCGATAGAGGCCGCGCGCACCTATGCCTTCGGCCACGCCGAGCTGTCCGGCTGGGAGGCCGCACCCGAGGCCCTGCGTGACTTGCTGGCCGCCGATCCCGTCGCCTTCGAAGCTGAGCTGCGGCGCGCGATCGAGCCGTTCAGCGACGCGCCCGACACCTCGCCCGACCTGATCGACTGGCGTTTCGGTTCGCTTCAGGCCGCCCGCACCCTGGGTCAGGCCGCCCGTGACGGTCGCCGCGCCGTCGTCATGCGCCGCGCAGCCCCGCCTGCCGATTTCCACCTGGACCTGCCCGAGGCCGACGCCCCCGTTCAGCGCCGCGCCGAGCCGGAATCCAAGGCGGTCGAACGCGTGATCGAGAAGGTCATCGAGCGCGACCGCACCCGCCGTAAGCTGCCTGACCGCCGCAAGGGCTATATCCAGAAGGCGGCTGTGGGCGGCCACAAGGTCTATATCCACACCGGCGAGTACGAAGACGGTGAACTGGGCGAAATCTTCATCGACATGCACAAGGAAGGCGCCGCCTTCCGCAGCCTGATGAACAACTTCGCCATCGCCATCTCGATCGGCCTGCAATACGGCGTGCCGCTGGACGAGTTCGTCGACGCCTTCGTCTTCACCCGGTTCGAGCCCGCCGGACGCGTGACCGGCAACGATTCAATCCGGTCCGCGACCTCCATTCTCGACTATATCTTCCGCGAGCTGGGCGTCTCCTATCTGGAGCGTCAGGAACTGGCCAACGCTGAGCCCGAGGGCAATCCCGATGGCCTGGGCGTGGCCACGAACGACGCCGAGCCCGTGCCCGCCGCCCGGTTCATTTCCAAAGGCTTCGCGCGCGGAGCCGCGCCCGACAATCTCGTCGTCGTCCCATTTGGACGCAAGTCCGAGGCGCCCCGCGACACGCTCCCGACCGAGGCCGTCGCCTGTCCCGCCTGCGGCGACTTCAGCCTGCAGAATCGCGGCGGAGGTTGGATTTGCGACACATGCGGGGCCGCGCCGCAGATGCAGGGCTAG